One window of Triticum dicoccoides isolate Atlit2015 ecotype Zavitan chromosome 5A, WEW_v2.0, whole genome shotgun sequence genomic DNA carries:
- the LOC119302617 gene encoding probable serine/threonine-protein kinase PBL19, which yields MSCLGWLKKRKGSGSGRRGSSASAPATTMTTMTNTTTTTTTTGSAVSTSRSDDSGAGRPTSKSTGSASSQRSISSLYEERGHGQLRAFEYDELRAATNDFGRAQKLGEGGFGGVYKGFVRPLDPRADRIAVAVKRLNTRGLQGHKQWLAEVQFLGVLEHPNLVKLLGYCAVDGERGAQRLLVYEYMPNKSLEDHLFSRTHPALSWNRRLQIILGAAEGLAYLHEGLELQVIYRDFKASNVLLDKDFQAKLSDFGLAREGPTEGNTHVSTAAVGTHGYAAPEYIEKGHLTAKSDVWGFGVVLYELLTGRRSLDRNRPQGEQKLIEWVVQFPPDSRNFRMIMDPKLRGEYSSKAAREIAKLAQSCLLKNPKERPAMSEIVEVLRRAVQTEVASVPVDKAPIAGNGKRVNVAPPSRR from the exons ATGAGCTGCCTGGGGTGGCTCAAGAAGAGGAAGGGGTCCGGGAGCGGGAGGCGGGGCTCCTCGGCCTCGGCCCCGGCCACCACGATGACGACCATGACCAACACCACGACCACGACGACCACCACCGGGTCGGCGGTGAGCACGAGCCGGTCGGACGACTCCGGGGCGGGGCGGCCCACCAGCAAGTCCACGGGCTCCGCCTCCTCGCAGCGGAGCATCTCCTCGCTCTACGAGGAGCGGGGCCACGGCCAGCTGCGGGCCTTCGAGTACGACGAGCTCCGGGCCGCCACCAACGACTTCGGCCGCGCGCAGAAGCTCGGCGAGGGCGGCTTCGGCGGCGTCTACAAGGGCTTCGTCCGCCCGCTCGACCCCCGGGCCGACCGCATCGCCGTCGCCGTCAAGCGCCTCAACACGCGCGGCCTCCAG GGACATAAGCAGTGGTTGGCAGAAGTACAGTTCCTTGGAGTTCTTGAGCACCCAAATCTTGTAAAGCTTCTCGGGTATTGTGCCGTTGATGGTGAAAGGGGAGCCCAAAGATTGCTGGTCTATGAGTACATGCCCAACAAGAGCCTGGAAGATCACTTGTTCAGCCGAACCCATCCTGCTCTCTCGTGGAACAGAAGGCTTCAGATTATCTTGGGTGCCGCTGAAGGATTGGCTTACCTCCATGAAGGGCTGGAACTTCAG GTGATCTACCGGGACTTCAAAGCGTCGAACGTGCTGCTGGACAAGGACTTCCAAGCAAAGCTATCAGACTTCGGGCTCGCGAGGGAGGGGCCAACAGAAGGGAACACTCACGTCTCAACTGCG GCTGTGGGGACGCACGGGTACGCGGCGCCGGAATACATCGAGAAGGGGCACCTGACGGCGAAGAGCGACGTGTGGGGCTTCGGGGTGGTGCTGTACGAGCTCCTGACGGGGCGGCGGTCCCTGGACAGGAACCGGCCGCAGGGGGAGCAGAAGCTGATCGAGTGGGTGGTCCAGTTCCCGCCGGACAGCCGCAACTTCCGCATGATCATGGACCCCAAGCTCCGCGGCGAGTACTCCTCCAAGGCGGCCCGGGAGATCGCCAAGCTCGCCCAGAGCTGCCTCCTCAAGAACCCCAAGGAGCGGCCCGCCATGAGCGAGATCGTCGAGGTGCTCAGGCGAGCCGTGCAGACCGAGGTGGCCTCTGTGCCAGTGGACAAGGCACCCATCGCCGGCAACGGGAAGAGGGTCAACGTGGCGCCGCCGTCGAGGAGGTGA